From a single Nitrogeniibacter mangrovi genomic region:
- the ccmI gene encoding c-type cytochrome biogenesis protein CcmI has protein sequence MTVFIVIAALLVVGALVLLVPPLFGFGVRRLAEQDVGAYQARSALAVLREQLADLDAELAAERISEDQYQRTREELERRALDEGQAESAALAARPARAWALALVVLVPLVAALVYLQTGSLAGLDPAKTAVPEGGQQITQEQVEQMVANLAERLKSEPDNAEGWFMLARSYNALGRFDEAATAYATLAKLVPDEAQVYADWADALAASKGRNLAGEPEQLIDKALALDPNNVKAIALKGSAAFQQGDYAQASSVWERILTLLPPDNELAQSIRQGIAEARQRGHLPPLAAVPAPAAGGGAGVTLSGELSLAPELAGKVSADDTLFVFVRPVGGGMPFAILRHTVADLPLKFDFKGVPSMAGNRPIPAQVVIGARISKSGNASAGAGDVEAAPLTVKPDAAGVKLVLNQELGGAAAGAAPAPMAAAGGISLSGELSLAPELAQKAAPNDVVFIFVRPVNGGMPFAVLRHTVADLPLKFDFNGVPSMAGNRPIPAQVAIGARVSKSGRAGAAAGDLEAPSVTVKPDASGVNLVLKVERTS, from the coding sequence ATGACGGTATTCATCGTGATTGCGGCGCTGCTCGTGGTCGGCGCCCTGGTCCTGCTCGTCCCGCCCCTGTTCGGATTCGGCGTGCGCCGGCTCGCCGAGCAGGACGTGGGTGCCTATCAGGCGCGCAGCGCGCTGGCCGTGTTGCGCGAACAACTCGCCGACCTGGACGCCGAGCTGGCGGCCGAGCGGATTTCCGAAGATCAGTATCAGCGCACCCGCGAGGAACTCGAGCGCCGGGCCCTGGACGAGGGTCAGGCGGAGTCGGCCGCGCTGGCGGCCAGACCCGCCCGGGCCTGGGCTCTGGCGCTGGTGGTGCTGGTGCCGCTGGTGGCCGCGCTGGTGTATCTGCAGACCGGCTCGCTCGCCGGACTCGACCCGGCCAAGACCGCCGTACCCGAGGGCGGCCAGCAGATCACCCAGGAACAGGTCGAGCAGATGGTGGCCAATCTGGCCGAGCGGCTCAAGAGCGAGCCCGACAACGCCGAAGGCTGGTTCATGCTCGCCCGGTCCTACAATGCCCTGGGCCGCTTCGACGAGGCCGCCACCGCGTACGCGACGCTGGCCAAGCTGGTGCCGGACGAGGCGCAGGTGTACGCCGACTGGGCCGATGCGCTGGCCGCCTCCAAGGGCCGTAACCTGGCCGGCGAGCCGGAGCAGCTCATCGACAAGGCGCTCGCCCTCGATCCGAACAACGTCAAGGCCATTGCCCTGAAGGGCAGCGCCGCCTTCCAGCAGGGCGACTACGCGCAGGCCTCGTCGGTGTGGGAGCGCATCCTCACCCTGTTGCCGCCCGACAACGAACTGGCGCAGTCGATTCGCCAGGGCATTGCCGAAGCACGTCAGCGTGGCCATCTGCCGCCGCTGGCCGCCGTGCCGGCGCCTGCCGCCGGCGGTGGTGCGGGGGTGACCCTGTCGGGCGAGCTGAGCCTGGCGCCCGAGCTGGCCGGCAAGGTGTCCGCCGACGATACGCTCTTCGTCTTCGTGCGCCCCGTCGGTGGCGGCATGCCGTTCGCGATCCTGCGCCATACGGTGGCCGACCTGCCGCTCAAGTTCGATTTCAAGGGGGTGCCGTCCATGGCCGGCAATCGCCCGATTCCCGCCCAGGTGGTGATCGGCGCACGGATCTCCAAGAGCGGCAATGCCAGCGCCGGGGCCGGCGACGTGGAGGCGGCGCCGCTGACCGTCAAACCCGATGCGGCCGGCGTCAAGTTGGTGTTGAACCAGGAACTGGGCGGCGCTGCAGCAGGCGCGGCACCCGCACCCATGGCGGCCGCCGGCGGCATCAGCCTGTCGGGTGAGTTGAGCCTGGCACCGGAACTGGCGCAGAAGGCGGCACCGAACGACGTGGTCTTCATCTTCGTGCGCCCCGTGAACGGGGGCATGCCGTTCGCGGTGCTGCGCCACACGGTGGCCGATCTGCCGCTCAAGTTCGACTTCAACGGTGTGCCGTCGATGGCCGGCAACCGGCCGATTCCGGCGCAAGTGGCCATCGGTGCGCGGGTCTCCAAGAGTGGCCGCGCCGGCGCGGCGGCGGGGGATCTGGAGGCGCCGTCGGTGACGGTCAAGCCCGATGCCTCGGGGGTGAACCTGGTGCTCAAGGTCGAACGCACGTCCTGA
- a CDS encoding cytochrome c-type biogenesis protein produces MKQLLFAAALVLASASAMARTAEHVVADPALEERVLKLSEKLRCLVCQNQSIAESQADLALDLRDQVREQMAAGKSDEEIVDYLVARYGDFVLYDPPVRTTTLLLWGAPGVLAVLGVGALIVRLKRRNRTSTPHLDDAQRARARALLDGDGTPEADA; encoded by the coding sequence GTGAAACAGCTGTTGTTCGCCGCCGCGCTGGTGCTGGCGAGCGCCAGTGCGATGGCGCGTACCGCCGAGCACGTGGTCGCCGATCCGGCGCTCGAGGAGCGGGTGCTCAAGCTCTCCGAGAAACTGCGCTGCCTGGTGTGCCAGAACCAGTCGATCGCCGAATCGCAGGCCGATCTGGCCCTCGATCTGCGCGATCAGGTGCGCGAGCAGATGGCCGCCGGCAAGAGCGACGAGGAGATCGTCGACTACCTGGTGGCCCGCTACGGCGACTTCGTGCTCTACGATCCGCCGGTGCGCACCACCACCCTGCTGCTCTGGGGCGCGCCCGGGGTGCTCGCGGTGCTCGGCGTCGGCGCCCTGATCGTGCGTCTCAAGCGCCGCAACCGGACGTCGACCCCGCACCTGGACGACGCCCAGCGGGCGCGCGCGCGTGCCCTGCTCGATGGTGACGGGACGCCGGAGGCCGACGCATGA
- a CDS encoding DsbE family thiol:disulfide interchange protein — MKAKFLVPLFLFLLLAVFLGVGLQLNPREVPSPLIDKPAPEFRLSRLDDPTTQLGLDDMKGKVWLLNVWATWCVACRQEHPVLVQLSRSHQVPIIGLNYKEVRGDGMIDMHKLPAEDELPMAVNRANEWLDTHGNPYDVTVLDLEGRVGIDFGVYGVPETFLIDKKGVIRYKQIGPVTPEALKDTILPKVKALEAET; from the coding sequence ATGAAAGCGAAGTTTCTCGTTCCCCTGTTCCTGTTCCTGCTGCTGGCGGTCTTTCTCGGCGTCGGCCTTCAGCTGAACCCGCGCGAGGTGCCCTCGCCGCTGATCGACAAGCCGGCGCCGGAATTCCGGCTCTCGCGGCTCGACGACCCGACCACCCAGCTCGGCCTGGACGACATGAAGGGCAAGGTGTGGCTGCTCAACGTGTGGGCGACCTGGTGCGTGGCCTGTCGCCAGGAGCATCCGGTGCTGGTGCAGCTCTCGCGCAGCCACCAGGTGCCCATCATCGGTCTCAACTACAAGGAAGTGCGCGGCGACGGCATGATCGACATGCACAAGCTGCCCGCCGAGGACGAGCTGCCCATGGCGGTCAACCGGGCCAACGAATGGCTCGACACCCACGGCAACCCCTACGACGTGACCGTGCTCGACCTGGAGGGCCGGGTGGGCATCGACTTCGGGGTCTATGGCGTGCCCGAGACCTTCCTGATCGACAAGAAGGGCGTGATCCGCTATAAGCAGATCGGCCCGGTGACGCCCGAGGCGCTCAAGGACACCATCCTGCCCAAGGTGAAGGCGCTGGAGGCGGAAACATGA
- a CDS encoding heme lyase CcmF/NrfE family subunit, translating to MIPELGHFALILAFIIALVQGVVPLIGARSNRAALVAVARPAAQGQFVFMVLSFACLTWAFVHNDFSVQYVAQHSNTKLPVYYRVTGVWGSHEGSLLLWGLILSLWTVAVTVFSRTLPDLFVARVLGVLGLVSAGFLSFIIFTSNPFLRLVPGVAEGQDLNPLLQDPGMIIHPPLLYMGYVGFSVAFAFAIAALISGRLDAAWARWSRPWTVVAWMFLTMGITVGSGWSYYELGWGGWWFWDPVENASFMPWLVGTALIHSLAVTEKRGAFRSWTVLLAIAAFSLSLLGTFLVRSGVLTSVHAFATDPRRGLYILGLLVLVIGISLTLFAWRAPKLAGGGKFSLVSRESMLLINNVLLSVVAASVLLGTLYPLFLDALGLGKISVGPPYFEAVFLPLMVPVVLLMVIGPFVRWKGHDVALLARRLAPWLLGSLALGGLGAWAAGHITWRMVLGLTLAAWVLLASGLLLVDRLRERPGAAFGARLSAIPRGWWGMLAAHVGIGVFIIGVAMVNGTQNNVDVKMQVGDTATLAGYQFELMAIKDAPGPNYSASRGELKVTRDGKTITTLEPEKRVYSARGMPMTEASINVGLFGDLYASMGEQIDDHTWIVRLYHKPFISWIWLGCALMALGGAFAAADRRYRKLAARTAPDTGARQAV from the coding sequence CTTCGCCCTCATCCTCGCCTTCATCATCGCCCTCGTGCAGGGCGTGGTGCCTCTCATTGGCGCGCGCAGCAACCGCGCGGCCCTGGTGGCCGTGGCCCGGCCCGCGGCGCAGGGACAGTTCGTGTTCATGGTGCTGTCCTTCGCCTGTCTGACCTGGGCCTTCGTGCACAACGATTTCTCGGTCCAGTACGTGGCCCAGCACTCGAACACCAAGCTGCCGGTGTATTACCGCGTCACCGGCGTGTGGGGCAGCCACGAAGGCTCGCTGCTGCTGTGGGGCCTGATCCTGTCGTTGTGGACGGTGGCGGTCACGGTGTTCTCGCGCACCCTGCCCGACCTGTTCGTGGCCCGCGTGCTCGGCGTGCTCGGCCTGGTGAGCGCCGGCTTCCTGTCCTTCATCATCTTCACCTCCAACCCCTTCCTGCGCCTGGTGCCGGGGGTGGCCGAAGGCCAGGACCTGAACCCGTTGCTGCAGGACCCGGGCATGATCATCCACCCGCCCTTGCTCTACATGGGCTACGTGGGCTTCTCGGTGGCCTTCGCCTTCGCCATCGCGGCGCTCATCTCGGGCCGCCTCGACGCCGCCTGGGCGCGCTGGTCGCGACCGTGGACGGTGGTGGCGTGGATGTTCCTCACCATGGGCATCACGGTCGGCTCGGGCTGGTCGTACTACGAGCTCGGCTGGGGCGGCTGGTGGTTCTGGGACCCGGTCGAGAACGCCTCCTTCATGCCCTGGCTGGTGGGCACCGCGCTGATCCACTCGCTGGCGGTGACCGAAAAGCGCGGCGCCTTCCGCAGCTGGACCGTATTGCTCGCGATCGCCGCCTTCTCGCTGTCGCTGCTGGGCACCTTCCTGGTGCGCTCGGGCGTGCTCACCTCGGTGCACGCCTTCGCCACCGACCCGCGTCGCGGTCTCTACATCCTCGGCCTGCTGGTGCTGGTGATCGGCATTTCGCTCACCCTGTTCGCCTGGCGCGCGCCCAAGCTGGCCGGCGGCGGCAAGTTCTCGCTGGTCTCGCGCGAGTCGATGCTGCTGATCAACAACGTGCTGCTGTCGGTGGTGGCCGCCTCGGTGCTGCTGGGCACGCTCTATCCGCTGTTCCTCGACGCCCTCGGCCTGGGCAAGATCTCGGTGGGCCCGCCGTACTTCGAGGCGGTCTTCCTGCCGTTGATGGTGCCGGTGGTGCTGCTCATGGTGATCGGTCCGTTCGTGCGCTGGAAGGGCCATGACGTGGCCCTGCTGGCGCGCCGGCTGGCGCCGTGGCTGCTCGGCAGTCTGGCGCTCGGCGGTCTGGGCGCCTGGGCGGCGGGGCACATCACCTGGCGCATGGTGCTGGGCCTGACCCTGGCGGCCTGGGTGCTGCTGGCCAGCGGCCTGCTGCTGGTCGATCGCCTGCGCGAGCGCCCGGGTGCGGCCTTCGGCGCCCGCCTGTCGGCCATCCCGCGCGGCTGGTGGGGCATGCTGGCGGCCCATGTCGGCATCGGCGTGTTCATCATCGGCGTGGCCATGGTCAACGGCACCCAGAACAATGTGGACGTGAAGATGCAGGTGGGCGACACCGCGACGCTGGCCGGCTACCAGTTCGAACTGATGGCGATCAAGGATGCGCCGGGCCCGAACTATTCGGCGTCGCGCGGCGAACTCAAGGTCACCCGCGACGGCAAGACGATCACCACGCTCGAGCCCGAGAAGCGGGTCTACAGCGCCCGCGGCATGCCCATGACCGAAGCGTCGATCAACGTCGGCCTGTTCGGTGACCTGTACGCCTCCATGGGCGAGCAGATCGACGACCACACCTGGATCGTGCGTCTCTATCACAAGCCCTTCATCAGCTGGATCTGGCTGGGTTGTGCGCTCATGGCGCTCGGTGGCGCCTTTGCCGCGGCGGATCGCCGTTATCGCAAGCTGGCCGCACGGACGGCGCCGGACACCGGTGCCCGCCAGGCGGTGTGA